The following coding sequences are from one Enterococcus sp. 4G2_DIV0659 window:
- a CDS encoding thioredoxin family protein, with product MKKKILFSIFIALGITGLYFSFSNITKQTQKNYNMVTYKEILSKAKQKADFILFVKKDGCIHCENVEPLVNKLAKEKKLQVLSITSNKEKQQEKLINNLKISLYPTIIFFKKGIEETRIVGEFDEQELTEKIGELKYESS from the coding sequence ATGAAAAAAAAAATTTTGTTTTCAATTTTCATTGCGCTGGGAATTACAGGACTTTATTTTTCTTTTAGCAATATTACAAAACAAACTCAAAAAAACTATAACATGGTTACCTATAAAGAGATCCTTTCAAAAGCTAAACAAAAGGCTGACTTTATCCTTTTTGTAAAAAAAGATGGCTGTATACACTGTGAAAATGTTGAACCTCTTGTCAACAAACTGGCAAAAGAAAAAAAGCTCCAGGTACTATCAATAACTTCAAATAAAGAAAAACAACAAGAAAAACTGATTAATAATTTGAAAATTTCTCTTTATCCAACTATTATTTTTTTTAAGAAAGGAATTGAAGAAACAAGAATAGTTGGTGAGTTTGATGAACAAGAACTAACAGAAAAGATTGGAGAACTTAAATATGAATCCTCATAA